From a single Pseudobutyrivibrio xylanivorans genomic region:
- a CDS encoding GNAT family N-acetyltransferase, which translates to MKFEIETERLNLRVLNKHNAEMVLEFYIRNRDIFERYEPVIGDDFYSLSHQQKILDFEYQNIMKLSMMRYWIFQKDNPCKIIGTVSFRNIVKPIYESCTVGYKMDRDFVNHGFCTEALEATIPQLAKELGIHRFEALILPDNEPSIHMVEKIGFKYEGILRDKIIIRGRRLDHCMYAYLADN; encoded by the coding sequence ATGAAGTTTGAGATTGAAACGGAAAGACTAAATTTAAGGGTTCTAAACAAACATAATGCTGAGATGGTACTGGAGTTTTATATCCGGAACAGAGATATTTTTGAAAGATATGAGCCTGTAATAGGAGATGATTTCTATTCCCTCAGTCATCAGCAGAAAATACTTGATTTTGAATATCAAAACATCATGAAGCTTTCTATGATGCGCTATTGGATATTCCAAAAGGATAATCCATGCAAAATCATTGGTACAGTTAGCTTCAGAAATATTGTTAAACCCATTTATGAAAGCTGTACAGTGGGGTATAAGATGGATAGAGATTTCGTTAATCATGGATTTTGCACAGAAGCACTAGAGGCTACGATTCCTCAGCTTGCAAAAGAGCTTGGCATTCATCGCTTTGAGGCATTAATTCTTCCCGACAACGAACCTTCCATTCATATGGTTGAAAAAATTGGCTTCAAATATGAAGGCATCCTCCGGGATAAAATAATTATCCGTGGAAGACGCCTTGATCACTGTATGTATG